From Calothrix sp. PCC 6303, a single genomic window includes:
- a CDS encoding chlororespiratory reduction protein 7 — MANSLMYQEDNYVVLETDQPEQFLTEPELLEKLQSVLQLFQSEDLPEDLQRFNSVELQAKHLLDTSCELDVGRGKYLQWYAVRLEK, encoded by the coding sequence GTGGCAAATTCGTTAATGTATCAAGAGGACAATTATGTCGTCTTGGAAACAGACCAACCCGAACAGTTTTTAACGGAACCAGAATTGCTAGAAAAGTTACAATCAGTTTTGCAACTATTTCAGAGTGAAGACCTGCCGGAAGATTTACAAAGGTTCAATTCAGTGGAGTTACAGGCTAAACATTTACTGGATACAAGTTGTGAGTTGGATGTGGGTCGGGGAAAATACTTACAGTGGTATGCGGTGCGTCTCGAAAAATGA
- a CDS encoding response regulator, which produces MSGISPTNISNQPPLILVADDDKTIRLLLREFMEKEGYRVVEVGNGKQCLQAFQEMKPDLILMDAIMPEMDGFTCCKHLIQIARNNLVLALANFENGDSFGSNIISSLWEKTPILMITGLNDPESVDRAFESGASDFVTKPIHWAVLRQRVRRLLQQAQLYKQLEAANQALQHLANMDGLTGVANRRHFDQHLNSQWLTLAQDKAPLSLILCDIDFFKRYNDKYGHPAGDSCLQKVSDVLGGAAQKHQDLVARYGGEEFAVIMPRTPATGAVHIAATIQAGIRELQITHMESAVSQYVTLSLGVATIIPNFDLSPQDLVIIADKALYEAKEHGRNRIILKQMEYPSQLV; this is translated from the coding sequence ATGTCAGGCATAAGTCCTACCAATATCTCGAATCAACCCCCTCTCATTCTCGTGGCTGATGACGATAAGACCATACGACTATTGTTGCGGGAATTTATGGAGAAAGAAGGCTACCGAGTAGTCGAAGTCGGCAACGGCAAACAGTGTTTACAGGCTTTTCAAGAAATGAAACCCGATCTGATTCTCATGGATGCCATTATGCCGGAGATGGATGGTTTCACATGTTGTAAACATCTTATTCAAATTGCCAGAAATAATTTAGTACTTGCATTGGCAAATTTTGAGAATGGCGATTCATTTGGCAGTAACATTATTTCCAGCTTGTGGGAAAAAACTCCAATTTTGATGATCACAGGTTTAAATGACCCAGAATCAGTTGATCGTGCTTTTGAATCGGGAGCCAGTGATTTTGTCACCAAACCAATTCATTGGGCAGTATTACGTCAACGTGTACGTAGATTGTTACAACAAGCACAACTTTACAAACAACTGGAAGCTGCCAACCAAGCATTACAACACTTGGCTAATATGGACGGGTTAACAGGAGTAGCCAATCGCCGTCATTTTGATCAACATTTGAACTCACAGTGGTTGACTTTGGCTCAGGATAAAGCTCCTTTGTCATTGATTTTGTGTGATATTGATTTTTTCAAACGTTACAATGACAAATATGGTCATCCAGCTGGTGATTCTTGCTTGCAGAAAGTGTCAGATGTTCTGGGTGGTGCTGCTCAAAAACATCAAGATTTAGTTGCCCGTTACGGTGGTGAAGAATTTGCTGTAATTATGCCTCGTACCCCAGCTACTGGTGCTGTTCATATTGCGGCAACTATTCAGGCTGGCATCAGAGAATTGCAAATTACCCATATGGAGTCGGCAGTGAGTCAGTATGTAACATTGAGTTTAGGAGTCGCCACAATTATTCCTAACTTTGATCTATCACCACAGGATTTGGTGATTATTGCCGATAAGGCACTATATGAAGCCAAAGAACATGGACGTAATCGGATTATTCTCAAGCAAATGGAATATCCATCACAGTTAGTCTAG
- a CDS encoding DUF3493 domain-containing protein: protein MVKSNSQNRNPKKLDPEKYARLKAEATAPFRSLRKFFYFSFGASGMIGAFIFLMQFLAGRNTEDTLQNLALQIGVVFLMGFLWRLDSRNGSQGEDKK from the coding sequence ATGGTGAAATCAAATTCTCAAAATCGCAATCCCAAGAAACTTGACCCGGAAAAATATGCTCGTCTGAAAGCTGAAGCAACTGCCCCGTTTCGCAGCCTGCGAAAGTTTTTTTACTTTAGCTTTGGGGCTTCAGGAATGATTGGGGCTTTTATCTTCTTGATGCAATTTCTGGCTGGACGAAATACTGAAGATACGTTACAAAACTTAGCGCTACAAATAGGTGTGGTTTTCTTAATGGGTTTTTTGTGGCGGTTAGACTCACGAAACGGGAGTCAAGGCGAAGACAAAAAGTGA
- a CDS encoding NAD-dependent epimerase/dehydratase family protein — MSKNIVTGVAGFIGSHIAENLLKQGQQVIGVDEINDYYDPIFKQKNIAHLQSYPGFEFIERDIQLLNWQKLLQDTEVVYHQAAQAGVRASWGQGFRSYTERNINATQILLEAAKDATTLKRLVFASSSSVYGDAETFPTHEGICPAPVSPYGITKLAAESLCGLYYKNFGVPFVALRYFTVYGPRQRPDMAFHKFFKAVIEDQAIPVFGDGEQTRDFTYVSDAVAANLAAATIPEAVGQIFNIGGGSRVILSEVLNMMEQIVGKPIKRNFIDRAIGDARHTGADIFKAQKLLGWQPQVSLREGLSQEWQWLKGIY, encoded by the coding sequence ATGAGTAAGAATATTGTTACAGGAGTAGCGGGCTTTATCGGCTCCCATATTGCCGAAAACCTTCTCAAACAGGGACAGCAAGTAATTGGTGTTGATGAAATCAATGATTACTACGACCCAATATTTAAGCAGAAAAATATCGCCCATCTACAAAGTTATCCGGGGTTTGAATTCATCGAGCGCGATATCCAACTACTCAATTGGCAAAAACTTTTACAAGACACTGAAGTAGTCTACCACCAAGCGGCACAAGCTGGAGTTCGAGCATCTTGGGGTCAGGGTTTCCGTTCATATACAGAGCGCAATATTAACGCTACACAAATATTGTTAGAAGCTGCAAAAGATGCCACCACTCTCAAAAGGTTAGTATTTGCTTCCAGTTCCAGTGTCTACGGTGATGCAGAAACCTTCCCCACCCATGAAGGAATTTGTCCAGCACCAGTTTCACCCTACGGGATTACAAAGTTAGCCGCTGAATCTCTATGCGGACTATATTACAAAAACTTTGGTGTGCCCTTTGTGGCATTACGCTACTTTACCGTTTATGGTCCTAGGCAACGTCCAGATATGGCGTTTCACAAGTTCTTCAAAGCTGTAATTGAAGATCAAGCAATTCCAGTATTTGGAGATGGTGAACAAACTAGAGATTTTACCTATGTTAGCGATGCAGTCGCTGCAAACTTAGCTGCAGCAACAATTCCTGAAGCAGTTGGTCAAATTTTCAATATTGGTGGTGGCAGTAGGGTGATATTGTCAGAAGTGTTGAATATGATGGAGCAAATTGTCGGTAAACCCATCAAACGTAACTTTATTGACAGGGCAATAGGTGATGCTAGACACACCGGGGCAGATATCTTCAAAGCACAGAAGCTTCTTGGTTGGCAACCACAGGTGTCACTACGTGAAGGTTTGAGTCAAGAATGGCAGTGGCTTAAGGGAATATATTAA
- a CDS encoding lysophospholipid acyltransferase family protein, with the protein MVKSREPFASLLLYHTLKWSIISPMLHSYFRGKIYGAENVPPQGPLVIVSNHASNFDPPIVSNCVCRPVAYMAKEELFKVPLLNKAIALYGAYPVNRGSADRQAIRSALEFLEQGWAVGLFLEGTRTPDGRINDPKRGAALIAAKAKAPLLPVSLWGTQEIEKQGGFPRSVPVTIRIGTVIEAPTSSNKEELELITQNCATAINELHSLGR; encoded by the coding sequence GTGGTTAAAAGTCGAGAACCATTTGCTAGTTTGCTGCTGTACCATACCTTAAAATGGTCAATTATTAGCCCCATGCTTCATAGCTATTTCCGGGGAAAGATTTATGGTGCAGAAAATGTCCCCCCACAAGGACCATTAGTAATAGTCAGTAACCATGCTAGCAACTTTGATCCACCAATCGTCTCTAATTGTGTCTGTCGTCCAGTTGCTTACATGGCAAAAGAAGAACTATTTAAAGTTCCTTTGTTGAATAAAGCGATCGCACTATACGGAGCATACCCTGTAAATCGTGGCAGTGCCGATCGCCAAGCGATTCGTTCCGCTCTAGAATTTTTAGAACAAGGTTGGGCAGTCGGCTTATTTTTAGAAGGTACCCGCACCCCCGACGGACGTATTAATGATCCCAAACGCGGTGCAGCTTTAATCGCAGCAAAAGCCAAAGCACCCTTACTACCTGTTTCTCTCTGGGGTACCCAAGAAATCGAAAAACAAGGTGGTTTTCCCCGTTCAGTTCCTGTAACTATCAGAATTGGTACAGTTATTGAGGCTCCAACTTCTAGTAATAAGGAAGAACTGGAACTAATCACCCAGAACTGTGCAACGGCAATAAATGAATTACACTCCCTCGGCAGATAA
- the trpD gene encoding anthranilate phosphoribosyltransferase, with product MNTSPDTWSNLLQQLLNHESLTRIQAAELMQGWLAEAIPLELSGAILIAIQAKGVSAVELAGMAEVLQSQSSQSQDLGLPILIDTCGTGGDGASTFNISTAVAFVAAAAGIPVAKHGNRSASSRVGSADVLEALGVNLTAPSERVRAAVAAVGITFLFAPGWHPALKSVATLRRNLKVRTVFNLLGPLVNPLHPTAQIIGVFDSKLLTTMAEALQQLGIKRAFVLHGREKLDEAGLADITDVAILADGIVKLDTLNPEELGLTPAPTTALQGGDVEENKQILTAVLQGKGTGAQQDAVALNAGLALQLGGVVEFRDHAKSVAMAKEILTSGAAWDKLVQLVDFLKS from the coding sequence ATGAATACTTCCCCCGATACCTGGTCAAATTTACTCCAACAACTTCTTAACCACGAATCACTCACTCGGATTCAAGCTGCTGAATTGATGCAGGGTTGGTTAGCTGAAGCTATACCCCTAGAATTATCAGGTGCAATTCTCATTGCCATCCAAGCTAAGGGTGTTTCAGCAGTGGAATTAGCAGGTATGGCTGAAGTTCTCCAATCTCAATCTTCCCAATCTCAGGATTTAGGGCTTCCGATTTTGATTGATACCTGTGGGACTGGGGGGGATGGTGCTTCCACCTTTAATATTTCCACCGCTGTTGCATTTGTTGCTGCGGCTGCGGGGATACCCGTAGCTAAACATGGTAATCGTTCGGCATCGAGTCGTGTGGGTAGTGCTGATGTTCTGGAAGCTTTGGGAGTAAATTTAACTGCACCTAGTGAGCGAGTCAGGGCAGCAGTGGCAGCAGTGGGAATAACATTCTTATTTGCTCCAGGTTGGCATCCAGCCTTAAAATCGGTAGCGACTTTACGGCGGAATTTAAAAGTAAGGACTGTATTTAATTTACTTGGTCCATTAGTAAATCCACTACACCCAACTGCCCAAATTATTGGTGTATTTGACTCAAAATTGTTAACAACCATGGCGGAAGCACTACAACAACTAGGTATAAAAAGGGCTTTTGTATTGCATGGACGGGAAAAGCTGGATGAAGCTGGTTTAGCTGATATTACTGATGTAGCAATATTAGCTGATGGTATTGTTAAATTAGATACTTTGAATCCTGAAGAACTAGGATTGACCCCGGCACCCACCACAGCGTTACAGGGTGGTGACGTGGAAGAAAATAAGCAAATTCTGACAGCAGTATTACAGGGAAAAGGAACTGGCGCTCAACAAGATGCGGTTGCGTTAAATGCCGGGTTAGCTTTACAACTTGGGGGTGTGGTGGAATTTCGAGATCATGCTAAATCAGTAGCAATGGCAAAGGAAATCCTAACTAGCGGGGCGGCTTGGGATAAATTGGTACAGCTGGTCGATTTTCTAAAGAGTTAA
- a CDS encoding TIGR02281 family clan AA aspartic protease has protein sequence MLQFSLLRSALLLVSVALVGLTVGCRQDKQTTSASERHQSVSSASSPTNFPAPSETQQVLAAAKSEPNLFELGLNRAAGAYSISQTAKSGDDWLLVAGQYQDAIALLKQVNPQDSSYAIAQSKITEYQRRIKIAQQKVTLRPQQEVASPTPKETIVVVPQAVVSAKIPTASPPTQTKIIPPPEPKITKPLIIPNSESTELLTQQTPVYTVPIKRRAGGTPVIEVTFNGNQKFEMIVDTGASGTVITQKMAATLPVIAVGKAKANTASSKSVEFAIGYVNSIEVAGVQVNRVAVAIAGSELETGLLGHDFFGNYDITIKQNVVEFRPHLQTSTYSSGINSLENRPAVPIYPKPPR, from the coding sequence ATGCTTCAATTTTCTCTGTTGCGTTCAGCACTGTTACTTGTATCGGTCGCACTAGTTGGTTTAACTGTTGGCTGTCGGCAGGACAAACAGACAACTTCTGCTAGTGAAAGACATCAAAGTGTTTCTAGTGCTTCAAGTCCCACAAATTTTCCAGCACCCAGTGAAACACAACAGGTGTTAGCTGCTGCCAAATCAGAACCGAATTTGTTTGAATTGGGTTTAAATCGAGCGGCTGGTGCTTATAGTATCAGTCAAACGGCGAAATCTGGTGATGATTGGCTGTTGGTTGCGGGTCAATACCAAGATGCGATCGCATTATTGAAACAAGTGAATCCCCAAGATTCCAGTTACGCGATCGCGCAATCTAAAATTACCGAATATCAACGCCGGATCAAAATCGCGCAACAAAAAGTCACGTTACGTCCCCAACAAGAAGTAGCATCCCCCACTCCCAAGGAAACTATTGTTGTAGTTCCCCAAGCAGTTGTATCTGCCAAAATCCCGACCGCTTCACCTCCAACCCAAACTAAAATCATCCCACCTCCAGAACCAAAAATTACCAAACCCCTAATTATCCCCAATTCGGAATCTACAGAACTACTCACACAACAAACCCCAGTTTACACAGTCCCCATCAAACGTCGTGCTGGTGGTACACCCGTAATTGAAGTTACTTTTAACGGGAACCAAAAGTTTGAGATGATTGTTGATACTGGAGCTAGTGGTACAGTAATTACTCAAAAAATGGCAGCAACCTTACCAGTTATCGCCGTTGGTAAGGCTAAAGCAAATACTGCTAGTTCCAAATCGGTGGAGTTTGCCATTGGTTATGTCAACTCCATAGAAGTTGCCGGGGTTCAGGTAAATCGAGTGGCAGTTGCCATTGCTGGGTCAGAATTAGAAACAGGTTTATTGGGACACGACTTTTTTGGAAATTATGACATCACCATCAAGCAGAATGTCGTAGAGTTCCGTCCCCATCTCCAAACATCTACCTATTCTTCCGGAATTAACTCTTTAGAAAATCGACCAGCTGTACCAATTTATCCCAAGCCGCCCCGCTAG